Sequence from the Maribacter algicola genome:
ATAGTCACTACGTTTTGATTTAATCGGAATTTTTGAACTATTTCTTGAACCGTGTTTAAAAAAAATAGTGATTCCATATACCAAAAGAATAACACCGCCAAAAACATAAAGACCTGGTTGATTACTTAGATTCTCAAGCAGCTGGTAACTACTAAAATAGGCTATGGTAATAAAAAGAATGTCCGCAATTATTACTCCCAAATCGAATACCAAAGCAGCACGAAAGCCCTTAAGAGCACTTGTCTCCAGCAGCACAAAGAATACAGGTCCTATCATAAAGCTTAAAATAAAGCCCAATGGAATAGCTGCCTGTATATCTTCCCACATATGAATACTACATCCTTTTTATACTTCCACCAAAAACAGTTTTCTCCTCCAATTTAGGTGGATTCCCATATACGAGTACTTCGCCGCCAGCCTTCACAGCAGCCTTCACATACTCGCTCGCATAAATTTCCGCACGGGAACCTGCATTCACATTGACCGTAGAGAATTTGGTCTTAAGTGATTTACCTTCGTAAACGCCTCCTGTATTAATTTGAACATCCTGTAAATTTGCAACACCTGTAGCTTTGACAATACCTCCTGAAACCGATTTTATCAAAAGTTGCTCCACCTCTGTTGAAACATTAACCTCTCCACCTTCTTGGGACTTCAATTCCAAAACATCCTGAACAATTATATTTTCAGAAGTAATCCTTGCATCCTCATTAACATCAATCACCATAATATCCTCTGTATAATACAAATCAACAAAGGTCTTATACCCACTAAAGAATTTGGTGATTTGCATTCTTATCTTCAAGATACCATCATTGTTCACAATAGCAACCTTATCTGTATTTTCACCTGAAATGACGGCCTTATTTTCAGAAGACCGAATGAGTTTAATAGAAATCCCGTCAAACCCCTTCACCTCGGCAAACTTACCAAGACCAACAGATACCTTGCTTTCCTGTGCGCCTAAAGCGTTACCCAGAACAATACTTAAAATTAAAATTAACTGCTTCATTTTTAAGGTTTCATACCCGATAAACGGAAATTGATTTTAAGCAATTCCATGAAACAAAATCCATTCCAAAAAGCTATTCTTTCTTCCCTAATAAAGAAAAGTCCAAGTGTCTCTTAATCAAATCGGTACTCTTTACCATAACCACGACTTCATCCCCCAATTGATACATTTTCTTGGTCCGTTCCCCAATTATGGCATACTGCTTCTCATCAAAGATATAATAATCTCCCTTTATGTCTCTGATGCGCACCATACCTTCACATTTGTTCTCGATAATCTCCACATAAATTCCCCACTCAGTAACACCACTGATGACACCCAAAAACTCTTGGTCCTTATGATCTTCCATAAACTTGATCTGCATGTACTTTATGGAATCCCTTTCTGCATTCGCGGCCAGTGCCTCCATATCGGAAGAATGTTTACACTTCTGTTCATATGTATCGGCCTTGACCGTATCCCCTCCATCCAAATAATGCTGCAATAAGCGGTGAACCATAACATCAGGATATCTTCTGATAGGTGACGTAAAATGGGTATAATAATCAAAGGCCAATCCGTAATGTCCAATATTATCGACCGTATAAACCGCCTTGCTCATGCTACGAATAGCAAGTGTATCTACTAAATTCTGCTCCTTTTGACCTTTTACATCTTCCAATAATTGGTTCAACGAAGCACTAATGGATTTCTTGTCCTTAAAATTAAGCTTATGACCAAACCTGGAGATAATTCCGTTCAACGCAATAAGCTTGTCCTCATCCGGGTCATCATGTACCCGATACACAAATGTTTTCTTGGGTTTTTGTTTTCCGATAAATTCCGCTACCTTTCTATTTGCCAATAACATAAATTCCTCAATAAGTTTATTGGCATCTTTGGCTTCCTTAAAATATACCCCAATAGGTTCATTATTTTCATTCAAATTGAAGCGAACCTCTACCTTATCAAAAGAAATGGCCCCTTGTTTCATTCGCTTCTTTCGCATAATCTTTGCCAATTTGTCCATGGTCAACGTAGCCTCGACCACATCTTCACCAATCTGATAGGCCTTACCACGAATGGACACATGTTCCGGAATGTGCCCTGTACCGCTTTCAATAATATGTTGGGCCTCCTCATAAGCAAAACGTTCGTTCGAATTGATTACGGTACGGCCAAACCACTGATTTTTGATTACAGCAGTAGTATCCAATTCAAAAATTGCAGAAAAGGTATATTTTTCCTCATTGGGACGCAACGAACAGGCATTATTGGAGAGCACCTCAGGCAACATAGGTACCACGCGATCCACCAAGTAAACCGAAGTCGCCCTATCATATGCCTCATCATCAAGAATGGTATCCACTTCCAAGTAATGGGAAACATCGGCTATATGAATACCAATTTCATAGTTTCCATTTTGCAAAACCGTAAAAGAAAGCGCGTCATCAAAATCCTTGGCATCCTTAGGATCTATCGTAAAGGTCAATACGTCTCGCATATCCCTTCGTTTGGCAATCTCCTCTTTTTTAATGGTAGTATCCAGTCCATCGGCAAAACGTTGTACCTCGACAGGAAATTCATAGGGTAGCCCATATTCGGCCAAAATGGAATGTATCTCCGTATTGTGTTCACCGGGGATCCCTAAAACTTCGGCAATCTTTCCATAGGGAGAATCTACACCATCCGGCCAATCCAAAAGTTCCACAATGACCTTCTCCCCATCCTTGGCTCCATTAAGATTTTCTTTGGTAATGAAGATATCGGTATACATTCTAAAATCGGAGGGACGCACAAAAGCAAAGGTTTTTTGCATGTCCACGACTCCTACAAAGGTGCTTTTATGACGCTCCAAAACACGAACGATCTCACCTTCCAGTTTTTTGCTTTTCTTCCTGGGATAGATATACACTTCCACCACATCTTTATGAAAAGCCTTGTTTAACTTATTAAAAGGGACAAAAACATCGTCGTCCATCCCTTCCACAACAATATAGGCGTTCCCTCGTCCGGTTACATCCACGGTACCTGTATGATAGGTTTTAACATCTTCCAATACTTGATAACTACCCCTAGAAACTTCCCGAATGCGTTTTTTTTCCTTTAATTGGGCTAATCTCTGAATCAATGTATTCCTATCATGGGCATCAGTAATTCCTATTTTTGCGGCAATTTGTTTGTAGTTGAAACTTTTGCTTGGTTCCTTCTCCAAAACAGTAAAAATCCCTTTGGTAATTTCGTTCTTCCTGTGATTTCTACTCTTCTTATTTTTTTTCGACATTAAAGTTTCTGTTTATTCGCCAAGCCTATGGCAGATAACCAAGGCTTATCCTGAAATTGTAAATTTCCTTCTAAGAATAATACGTTTAATTCCCTTAGATAGTTTACCGGAAAATTACGAATTATAATCCAGTAGCGCGTGTTCGTCTGAAATCATAGTTGTTATCAACATATATTATATATCTTTTTTTTCTTTTTGAAATTTTTAAAAAAAATGGTGATTATGATAGGGTGTTAATAACTGGTAAAACTATTTTCTATAATTCTTGATTTTGTTAAATACAAATAGTTATTGACATACTATGAGTATTTGACTATTCTAAAAATCAGTCTTTTAAAAAAGTTATTAAAATGGGTTCATAACCCATTTAAACATTCATTTTTTGATAAATTAATGTAAAGATAATGTTAACTACAAGTTCTGTTTATTTAAAAAGAGACTTACAGTTTATAATATTTTTTTTCGCTTTTTTCCTGGAAGGATTGTAATGGATATATCTAAGATGTAATGCAAATTTTAATTTGCATTTTTTTCAACAACTTATGAGTACATAAACTGTGAAATACACCTACTAATGAACGAAGATGAGCTGATATTTAAAAATCTTTGTTGTATACATATCATTTTTTGTGGTCACCATTTGTTAATTGTACCTTTATAGTCGTTCCCCAGACGCTTACAATAAAAGATTTATTAATAAACTGTATGATGGGATATACCATAATATTCTAGAGTACCTCCGGGATTAATATTGTTGAATTCCCAGTGAACTTATAAATAATTGAAAAATGAAAATAGCTATAGGAAACGACCATGCCGGTACGGATTACAAACTTGCCGTTATAGGTCTCTTACGATCTATGGACATTGAAGTGGTCAACTATGGAACTGATGGATCCGACAGTGTTGATTACCCTGATTTTGTACATCCCGTTGCCCAAGATGTGGAAGATGGCAAAGTGGATTATGGTATTATTATCTGTGGTAGCGGAAACGGGGCTTCCATGACGGCCAATAAACATCAAAAGGTTAGGGCGGCATTATGCTGGACCAAGGAAATAGTGGAATTGGCCCGTGAACACAACAATGCAAATATCTTAAGTCTTCCGGCACGGTACATAGCCTTACAGCAAGCACTTGAAATGGTAGAAGTTTTCTTAAAAACACCTTTTGCCGGTGGAAGGCACGAACGACGGATCGATAAGATTCCTTGTAGCTAGCAAATAGGTCCATGGGTCACGCGCACCATCATCATACGCACGGAAATTCCCATCCAAAGGTAACGGGCAAGAACCTTGTAATTTCAATTTTACTGAATATTCTTATTACCGCCACGCAGGTGGTTGGGGGAATCATATCTGGTAGTCTCTCTTTATTATCCGATGCATTGCACAACTTTAGCGATGTATTATCCCTGATTGTTAGTTATATAGCAATCGTTCTTTCAAAAAGAAAAGCATCGGCCACAAAAACATTTGGATATAAAAGGGCTGAAATTATTGCCGCTTTTGTAAACTCCGCTACGTTGATCGTAGTGGCCGTTTTGTTGATAAAGGAAGCCATCGAGCGATTTATACATCCGCAAGAAGTGGAATCCAACTTGGTCATTTGGCTCTCTATATTGGGTATAGCCGCCAATGGTTTCAGTGTGCTGCTCATAAAAAAAGATTCGGATAAAAACATGAACATGAAATCTGCTTATCTGCATTTACTGACGGATATGTTGGCTTCCGTGGTGGTGTTGATAGGTGGTTTGTTGATGAAGTTCTACGAAATCTATTGGGTAGACCCCGTATTGACACTCATAATTGCACTATACCTTGTGTATATGGGCTTTGACCTCTTAAAGGATTCCACGCGCGTGTTAATGTTGTTTGCGCCAAATACCATTCAGGTACAACATATCGTGGATACTATAATGCAAATAAAATCGGTTAAGAACGTACATCATGTGCATATTTGGCAATTGAATGAAAATCAAATTCATTTGGAGGCACATATTGATTTTTCAGAGGATATAAAACTTTCCGAATTCGATTCAATTCTTGAGGAAATTGAAGAACTGGTATATCACAAGCATAATATCAATCACATAAATATTCAACCGGAATATGGTAAGTGTGATATCAAACATGTGATCGTTCAGGATTAACTCTAAAATTGATTGTATTGGTGCCGCTAAAATGCTTTATAATCCTGGGCTTACTCAAATAGAATGTTTTTTAGAATTTAAAGAGTAATTTTCTGATTTTTATAGGTTTGTGCAATGCTTTACAGTAAATTTCTTATTCAATGAAAACGTATAAATCAAAAATCAGTTGGGGGCTTTTGGTCGTTCCTATGCTCCTCTTTCTAGGAATCATAGTATCTATGATATTGAAGGGTGAAGAACCGTCAGGCATACTAACTACTTCCGGTATCCTTCTAGCCGTATGCTTGTTTATTTTATATCTGCTGATGAATACGGAATATGGCATGGATGCCGATACCCTGTATGTAAAAAGCGGTTTTGTGTACAGAAAGCACCTGGATATTTCAAGAATTACTTCCGTAAAAAAGGCGAAGAATATTTTTTCAGCTCCAGCGGCATCCTTGGATAGAATACAACTTACCTATGACAAATTTGGGGTTTTGGTGTTATCTCCCAAGGATAAGGAAAATTTCGTAAAGGATTTGGTCGTAATAAACCCCAATATAAAAGACTATGTGAACCCATGAACATATCGATAAAAAGATTCAATGAATTGGAGACTTCTGAACTCTATGGAGTATTGCAACTGCGAAGTGAGGTATTTGTGGTTGAACAGGACTGCGTATATCAGGACTTGGACGGTAAGGATGAAAAGGCACTTCACGTCATTGGAAAAAAAGATGAAGAAATCGTTGCCTACACCCGTGTGTTCGCACCGGGCGATTACTTTGCCGAGGCCAGTATTGGTAGGGTAGTAGTCAAACAGAGTCAACGGAAATATGGGTATGGCAAGCTGATTATGGAAGCCTCCATAAAGGAGGTTGAGGAAAAATTGGGCACAAAAACCATTCGAATTTCCGCACAGACCTACTTGTTAAAATTTTACAGTTCCCTAGGTTTTACCCCGGAAGGAGCTGAGTATTTGGAAGATGGCATACCGCATGTTTCTATGGTGAGAAAGTAATATTATATGGGCGGATTCAATCCGCCCTTTGTTATTTACACATTGAATAAAAACGGACACTTTTGAATATAGCGCTCATCATCCAATTGGCCGATAAGGAAATCGGCCAAATCCGTAGCGCTAATCTTATGCCCATCACAGTTTTTCAAATTAACTCCAACACGAAATTTTTCATCGGTTTGAATAATCATTGGCAGCCGAACCAAGGTCCAATCTACACCCTCCTGAGAAGCCAAATATGCATATTCTTCCTGTCTATTTTTAGTTGTGTCGGGAAAGTTTTCGTACATCCATTGGGTCGCATAGCTCGTTTTTTCATCCTTTTTATCAAAGCGGGTATCCACATTTATTCCAGTGACCACTATGTATCTTTTCAGATTGTTTTTGAGCAAGGCCTTTACAATATTCTTACTGGCATCGTTAAAAATAGGAGGTTCCCCTTTAGGCTGTCCCAAGGTGCTGATTATTGTTTGGCATCCATCAATTAAATTCAAAATGGAATTATAATCCCTGGCATCGCCCTGTACCACTTCAACTAATGGGTTCGTGAAACAATGTTTTTCTGGATTTCTGACCAAGAGTTTTATAGGTATTTCCAGTTCTAAAAGCCTTTTTACCAAATAGGCACCCGATTTACCTGTACCGCCGATAACGGCAATTTTATGTTTAATCATGATTTTCTTTATAAAATGAAACAATAGAAGTTTTGACCCGGAAATGGGGTCTACTGTTTAAATCCGAAGAAGGATTTGTGCTATTTTATAAAGAGATTCTAATACCTAAATATATAAAAAAGGCACGCAAACGCGTGCCAATATTTTCTAAATACCGAATTTTTATAATTAAATCTTGATTGGTTCCTTATTACTAAGGTTGATATCCTCCAACATGGTGTCCGTAAACTTATAGTGACCCCTAGTGGTTATGATTCTAAATCGGTTGGAATTCATCCTGCTCAAGGTATCCAGGAACAGCCATTTGGTTTTTAACAAACGGGGTTTTTCGGATTTTAGGCTGATGTCGAAAAAGTACTTTCGCCCATTTTTAACAGCAACAATGTCCGGCGTTATTTTATCGTCGGCACCCTTTCTACTATAGGATTTTGGCTTTTCGTAGCCTTCCAAATCTGCCTTAATATTTTCAAAGCCCGTGGCCTCCAAATGATGTATCGATTTCTCTAAAAATTCCGTGTTTTCTGACTTGTCTAGTTGTATCATAACTAGTAATATAACAAAAAACAGGAGAAATCCAAGAATTAGACCTTGATTAACAGGTTTTTAACTGTATTATACAAGTGTTTTGGCAATTCCATGGGTTACTAGAAAATCTAATTTCAAGATCAGATTGAACGGTTGTTCCGCCTTGTTGTTTTTAGAGTGGTACAAATAACCCGCCTTTTTTGGGTTCAATTCCCTCACCTCCAACTTTCCATGAGGAAGCGAACCATGTTGATAATAATCCAATAATGAATTTCTTGTCACACCCATTGCCTCCAAAAAGGCCACCAATTTTTTTCGGTTTACAAAAGTGATTTTGCACGAAGTATACTTGGCAGGCTCATCTTCATAAATGGCGGTTACCAAAGCATAGAAATCGGTCTTTTTAGAGCTATCAAAAAGCCACCCCTCCTTTAGCGCACCTTTTTTTAGATAATGAAGCTCAAAAGCAAAGGTGGGCAGGTCCTCATTGATATAATCCAATTGGGCCTTTTCATCTACCAAAAAGGTTTCTTGGGTTGTTCTATGTTTAAAGATTACATCTACGCCCTGCAGTTGTTCCTGTATGTTATGAATCCGCTCAAAAAGGTAATGCTTCAAGTATTGTGAATAATAGGTATCCAACAATTCCGAGAGTCTTTTTTCCTTTCCAAGGTCAGATGTAAAAGCACTCTTCACAACAAGGATTTACAGATTGATTTTTTCGAAAAGGACCGCACCTATTTTTGAGACAATCCCAACCACCAGGGCATTCCCCATAAAAAAGGCCCTTTTGGTATCGCTTATGCCCTTCAATTGGGTATGATTGTCCGGGAACATGTTCAAGCGTTCCAATTCCATGGGCGTCAGACGGCGCAGGCCTTTGGAGGTTTGAACCACATGTTTAAATCGCGACGGACTTTTTCCTCCCTCCCCGGTAATGATGGTTCTGGAAGCATTGTCCAAGGCATCGGGGAACACCATGGCGCCTTCGCTATAATTGTAACTGAATCCGTTTTTAGCGGTTCGCACCTCCTTTTTGGCACCTTTTAAATACTCCCATTTTGCCACATCTTGTTCATCAATGAAATATTCCCTTGGAACAGTGTCTTTTTGAAGGATGTCACCAAGGACCATTTTTACATCATCGTAATCGGCCTTGGTCTTTAGGGTCGTGACTTTTCCTTCCACAAAGACCCCGGTATTATCAAAAGGCGACAATTTTTGGCCTTTGTTAAAGTTTTCGGACAACGAGACCAAATCCCCTTCTAAATGGAACTCCTGCGATTTGGCCGAATCTACTAGCACCGGAAAGGCATCAGCCAAAATACCCTCCTGTAGTAGCCATGTTTCGGCACCCGATTTTTTTAGTTTTTTATAGATTTCAGTGCTTTTGTGATAGCCCAGAAAAAAAATACGCCTTCTCCGCTGGGGCATCCCATAATCCGCCGCATTGATAACGCGCCATTCCACGGCATAGCCCAGTTCCTCCAAACTTTTGAGCATGATGGCAAAATCCCGCCCTCGTTGGTTGGAGGGAGATTTCAGCAAACGGTCTACGTTCTCCAAGAACAGGTATTTTGGTGGTTGTTTTTTTTCGGATAAAATCCGTTGGATGCTCCACCACAACACCCCTTTTTTTCCGATCAATCCTTTGGAGTTTTGCAAGGTGGTCGCTACGGAATAATCCTGACAAGGAAATCCTCCCACCAATATATCGGCATCTGGAATAGTATCCGTTGGTACTTCTGAAATATCGGAATTCACGTGGTTTTCAGTTCCAAATCTGGCCTCGTACACCAGGGATGCATGCTGGGTCTTGGTGCTGGGTTCCCACTGATTGCTCCAGACAACTTCAAAATTCCCGGTTTGCTCCAATCCCAGACGAAAGCCGCCCACACCAGCAAAAAGTTCAATTACTCGTAATTTGATCACACTGTTACTTTTAGCTCAACTTTTATATTTAAAAATCTTCTATCAAGGTTTCTTTGGGGCTAATGTAACCAAATTATATAATGAGATCCAAGTACTATTTGAAGTAAAAAAGACGGGATTCTTTACTTTTACAAAAAAACCACATGCATTATTTCTCCAAGATCTTAATAATTCTTTTGCTATTGGTCCTAGGGTGCAACAGCAAAGAGGGTGTAAACGAAAATTTAGAGGCTTACATTGAAGCAATAAAAAAGGAACATGCTCCCGATAAAAGGGTTGCTTTATTCAATATTGAAGGCAAGCATTCTGCGGATGGTTGGACCCTTATAGGTGAAAGCAACCTTCCCGATGCGGTTTTTGCCCTTAAAGGGAAATTGAACGAAGTCGGTCTGGCATATACCGATAGCATAAAAATCCTACCGGACGCTAGTTTGAAGGGCAAACACGTTGCCTTGGTGACAAATTCCGTCGCCAACTTACGAAGCGAGCCCAAACACTCGGCCGAGCTTTCCACACAGGCCACTTTGGGAACCCCGGTAAAAGTTTGGAAAAAGGAAGGAGGATGGTACTATATTCAAACCCCTGATAAATACCTTGCCTGGGTAAATTCTGGCGAAATCTCGTTAATGACCGATGCCGAACAGGAGGCTTGGACAAACCAGAAAAAGATTATTTACACGAATACCTATGGGCATGTTTTTTCGGGCATCGATGCACAAACACGGGTATCAGATTTGGTGGCCGGCAGCATTTTGGAAACAACCGGAGAAGGCATGGATTTTTATACGGTTCGTTTCCCCGATGGCCGGGAAGGCTTCGTAAAAAAGGAAGAGGCGTCACCTTATAATAGTTGGTTGGGCACTCTGGACCGGAGCCAGGAATCCCTTGTGGCGACTTCCAAAACGCTCATGGGCGTACCCTATCTTTGGGGCGGCACGTCTACCAAGGGCATGGATTGCAGCGGCTTTACCAAAACCATCTATTTCTTGAACGGGTTGATTATACCAAGGGATGCCTCACAGCAAGTACATGCGGGGGTTCCTATTGATTCTACCAAGAGCTTCGACCAACTTCAAAAAGGGGATTTGTTGTTTTTTGGACGGAAAGCCACGGATTCAACGGCCGAAAAAGTGGTGCATGTAGGCATGTGGATCGGCAATAATGAATTTATCCATGCATCGGACCGAGTACGCATCAGCAGTATGGACAAGGATGCCGAAAACTATGACGAATATAATTTGAACAGGTACCTAAGAAGTAAGCGGGTTTTGGGCCAAGAAGACGAGGCCTTGATCAACCTTGAACGAAACTACACATTCTATAATTCGAATTAATCACAACTTTTTCTATTTTCCAAAGACATGGTCCAAATGTGCTTTGTCTGGTTTTCGGGCCTTACTTAAACGACTTACTACCACATAGGTAAGCATCGACAACAGAAAAGCAGGTATTATTTCGTGTACGTCCTTTAAGGACTCATAATTGAACCTAAAGACAAAACGCCAAACAATATTCGTCAACATTCCCACGACCATAGAGGCCAAGGCACCCATATCCGTCCCCCATTTTAAATAGAGGCCTCCAAATATGGCCGGAAAAAAGCTTGCCGCGAATACGGCACCCGCAAAGGCGGTAAGCTCCACAATTCCTGCGATTGGGTAAAGTGTCAACAAGAAAACGAACAAACAGTAAATGGCCATGAACCATTTGGTCCTGGGAATTATCTTGGATTCTTGCATCGGCTTTGCCACATGCCAAATGTCCTTGACAAAAGCGGTTCCTATAATGATAATGACGGATGCCAAGGAGGACATTCCGGCAGCGAACAAGCCGGCTACACAAATGCCGCTTACCAGTTTATTATCAAACTTGTCCAGCATAAACCCTATGACTTCATCCGTATGGTTTATAAGATAATTGGCCTCTTCTGGAGTTGCCATACCATGTACCAAAGCGCCCAATCCCATCACGCACACTAAGGAAATCCCTAGGAAAACAGGCGTCCATATCATGGCGAACCGCATGCTTTTAGTGTTGTTGACCGAGTAAAAACGGATGAGGTTTTTGGGTTCCGAAATCTGTTTCATACCCACAGAGAGCCCAATCCCCAAGATATACAGAAACGATACCAACTCCCCAAAGGTCACCAATCCGGAATTTATTGGTACGCCCGCTTTGGACAAGTGGTCCGTGTTCGACACCACTTCGAAAAGATTATCCACGCCACCCACGTACATAAACGGAATGGCCAACATCAAAATGGCCACCCCGAACATGATGATACCCTGTATCGCATCCGTCCAAAGCACACTGTACATGCCACCCCAAATGGTATAGGCACAGGTAACCGCTATAATGGCGAACGAACCATATTCATAGGGAATATCCAACACGGACGTAAGCACGTGGGCGCATCCTTTGGCGATGCCTACCATATACCAAAGCGTTGCAAAAAGGATGATAACTGCGGAAAGCACCCTGATTGTTTGCGCCAAGGAACTCTTATATCGAAGATGAAAATAATCCGGGATGGTGAACGACTTTAACCGTGCAGTTTGGAACCGCATTTTGGGGCCCAGTAATTGCCAGGAAATAACACAAAAGAAGGTCCAAATGAAACCCATCCAAGCCCAGGAAAGGCCGAGCTCAAAGGATTTTCCAGCCTGGCCAATATACGTGTTCGTACTGGCCGATGTCGAAAAGAAGGCCAAGGAAATCACCCATCCCGGGATTTCCCTTTTGGCCACATAAAAACCTTCAACACCTTCCGATGCTTTCTTTTTAAAATACCAGCCAATGTATAGGCATCCGCCCACATAAATTGCCGTTAAGATAAGGGTTACGTAGTGCTCGTAAAAGTAATCCATCAGTGCTCTGGATTATGGTCGTTTTCCTCTACATGAATATCCCTTTTAAGGACCAACGCTGCGTTGATGATGACTAGAATTAAGATGCCGATATATGGAATCCAGGTTAAAAAATCCATGGTTTGGTTATTTGGTTTAAAACAGTTTTTTTACCTCATTTTTGGTGACCTTGCCCAGGACGTTTCTGGGCAGCTCCCGTTGCATTATGTATTTCCTCGGAATTTTATATCCGGGCATTTGGGTCTTTAGCCAAGTATTCAACACGTCCGTTTTTATGGCTTCGCCAGACGGAACCAGGCACGCTGCAATGACCTCGCCCCACTCTTCATCGGGCAGGCCAACTACGGCACAATCGGCAATTTCCTCATGCTTTCTTAGTACATCCTCAATTTCCAAGGCAGATATCTTATATCCGCCAGACTTGATAATATCCACACTGTCCCGGCCCAAGATCTTGTAAAGTCCGTCGTTGAGCATACCGATATCGCCCGTAATGAACCAACCGTCTTTAGTAAAGGCTTTTGCCGTTGCATCGGGTTTTTGCCAATATTCCTTGAACACACTTGGTCCCTTTATCTGGAACTCTCCCGGTTCGTTGGCCCCT
This genomic interval carries:
- a CDS encoding C40 family peptidase encodes the protein MHYFSKILIILLLLVLGCNSKEGVNENLEAYIEAIKKEHAPDKRVALFNIEGKHSADGWTLIGESNLPDAVFALKGKLNEVGLAYTDSIKILPDASLKGKHVALVTNSVANLRSEPKHSAELSTQATLGTPVKVWKKEGGWYYIQTPDKYLAWVNSGEISLMTDAEQEAWTNQKKIIYTNTYGHVFSGIDAQTRVSDLVAGSILETTGEGMDFYTVRFPDGREGFVKKEEASPYNSWLGTLDRSQESLVATSKTLMGVPYLWGGTSTKGMDCSGFTKTIYFLNGLIIPRDASQQVHAGVPIDSTKSFDQLQKGDLLFFGRKATDSTAEKVVHVGMWIGNNEFIHASDRVRISSMDKDAENYDEYNLNRYLRSKRVLGQEDEALINLERNYTFYNSN
- a CDS encoding sodium:solute symporter family protein; protein product: MDYFYEHYVTLILTAIYVGGCLYIGWYFKKKASEGVEGFYVAKREIPGWVISLAFFSTSASTNTYIGQAGKSFELGLSWAWMGFIWTFFCVISWQLLGPKMRFQTARLKSFTIPDYFHLRYKSSLAQTIRVLSAVIILFATLWYMVGIAKGCAHVLTSVLDIPYEYGSFAIIAVTCAYTIWGGMYSVLWTDAIQGIIMFGVAILMLAIPFMYVGGVDNLFEVVSNTDHLSKAGVPINSGLVTFGELVSFLYILGIGLSVGMKQISEPKNLIRFYSVNNTKSMRFAMIWTPVFLGISLVCVMGLGALVHGMATPEEANYLINHTDEVIGFMLDKFDNKLVSGICVAGLFAAGMSSLASVIIIIGTAFVKDIWHVAKPMQESKIIPRTKWFMAIYCLFVFLLTLYPIAGIVELTAFAGAVFAASFFPAIFGGLYLKWGTDMGALASMVVGMLTNIVWRFVFRFNYESLKDVHEIIPAFLLSMLTYVVVSRLSKARKPDKAHLDHVFGK